The following coding sequences lie in one Amycolatopsis cihanbeyliensis genomic window:
- the pheA gene encoding prephenate dehydratase — protein sequence MPVIAYFGPQGTFTEQAARGLIPDGEFLPAETIFAALNAVRDGRAEAACVPVENSVEGPVNATLDGLTESTVLVAVAETILPVQFSVLVRQDASDIRTVASHPHALAQVRQWLATNLPEAEQVPTSSTAAAAQAVRRGEYDAAVTASVAAQHYELREFVGGIADLADASTRFLLVRRPGRLPEPTGADRTSLMAVTVNRTGALAELLTELSFRGINLTRLDARPAKTHIGQYRFFVDMEGHIAEPRIGDAVAALRRRCSVRFLGSHPRADHAPSSGEPPVGNEDFVAATNWLESVRRGESV from the coding sequence GTGCCAGTGATTGCCTATTTCGGACCCCAGGGGACGTTCACCGAGCAGGCCGCCCGCGGCCTCATTCCGGACGGTGAGTTCCTACCCGCCGAGACGATCTTCGCCGCGTTGAACGCGGTACGCGACGGCCGCGCCGAGGCCGCCTGCGTCCCGGTGGAGAACTCGGTCGAGGGACCGGTGAACGCCACCCTGGACGGGCTCACCGAGTCCACGGTGCTGGTGGCGGTCGCCGAGACCATTCTGCCCGTCCAGTTCAGCGTGCTGGTCAGGCAGGATGCCTCGGACATCCGGACCGTGGCCAGCCATCCACACGCGCTGGCCCAGGTGCGTCAGTGGCTGGCCACCAACCTGCCCGAGGCCGAGCAGGTGCCCACCTCCTCCACCGCGGCCGCGGCCCAGGCCGTGCGGCGCGGCGAGTACGACGCGGCGGTGACCGCCTCGGTGGCCGCCCAGCACTACGAGCTGCGGGAGTTCGTCGGTGGGATCGCCGATCTCGCCGATGCCAGCACCCGCTTCCTCCTGGTCCGGCGCCCGGGGCGGCTGCCGGAACCGACCGGGGCGGACCGCACCTCGCTGATGGCCGTCACCGTGAACCGCACCGGCGCGCTGGCCGAACTGCTCACCGAGCTCTCCTTCCGGGGGATCAACCTGACCAGGCTGGACGCCCGCCCGGCGAAGACGCATATCGGGCAGTACCGGTTCTTCGTCGACATGGAGGGCCATATCGCCGAGCCGCGGATCGGGGATGCGGTGGCGGCGCTGCGCCGCCGCTGCAGCGTGCGCTTCCTCGGCTCGCATCCACGGGCGGACCATGCGCCCTCCTCCGGTGAGCCGCCGGTGGGTAACGAGGACTTCGTCGCGGCGACGAACTGGCTGGAGTCCGTGCGTCGTGGGGAGAGTGTGTGA
- a CDS encoding macro domain-containing protein encodes MTAESGTHTTRKERVSPRTPELVLCAVDEALAEAWRAVVDSMEGRVRVHRGSVLDVAAHAVVSPANSYGWMRGGVDAAYAQAFPEVEQNVRSAVLAYHGGELPIGEALVVPTGLRAPAWLISAPTMREPGEQLPGDTVHPYLAARAVFQVWRDGRLEEGLDVRRAVDVIAMPGLGTGVGGVPPDTCARQVSAAWDEVFPAP; translated from the coding sequence GTGACGGCTGAATCGGGCACGCACACCACGCGGAAGGAACGGGTCTCGCCACGTACCCCGGAGCTGGTGCTGTGCGCCGTCGATGAAGCGCTTGCCGAGGCATGGCGAGCGGTGGTCGACAGCATGGAGGGCCGGGTGCGGGTGCACCGCGGCTCCGTTCTCGACGTCGCGGCGCATGCCGTGGTGAGCCCGGCGAACTCCTACGGCTGGATGCGTGGGGGCGTCGACGCGGCGTACGCACAGGCCTTCCCCGAGGTGGAGCAGAACGTGCGCAGCGCGGTGCTGGCCTATCACGGGGGCGAGCTGCCCATCGGGGAGGCACTGGTGGTGCCGACCGGCCTGCGCGCGCCCGCCTGGTTGATCAGCGCGCCGACCATGCGCGAACCGGGCGAGCAGTTGCCGGGGGACACCGTGCACCCCTATCTCGCGGCGCGGGCCGTGTTCCAGGTCTGGCGGGACGGCCGCCTGGAGGAGGGGCTGGACGTGCGGCGTGCGGTGGACGTCATAGCGATGCCCGGGCTGGGTACCGGCGTCGGCGGCGTACCGCCGGACACCTGCGCACGCCAGGTCAGCGCCGCCTGGGACGAGGTCTTCCCCGCCCCCTGA
- the coaA gene encoding type I pantothenate kinase: MPRVRELSPYVELHRDQWRELRSSTPLPLTAEELLRLRGLGEQVDLTEVAEVYLPLSRLINLQVAAKQRLYEATTTFLGEDCKGTKVPFVIGIAGSVAVGKSTTARILRTLLARWPDHPRVDLVTTDGFLLPRDELIRRGIMHRKGFPESYDRRALLRFVSDVKSGAEEVSAPVYSHLAYDIVPGAEQVVRQPDILILEGLNVLQPGPRLTVSDLFDFSIYVDAHTADIEHWYIERFLKLRHTAFADPASHFHHFAGLPDDEARDEARHLWHTINEPNLIENIRPTRPRATLVLRKDSDHSINRVRLRKL; this comes from the coding sequence ATGCCGCGGGTCCGCGAGCTGAGCCCCTATGTCGAGCTGCATCGCGATCAGTGGCGCGAGCTGCGCAGCTCCACCCCGTTGCCGCTGACCGCGGAGGAGTTGCTCCGGCTGCGAGGGCTCGGCGAGCAGGTCGACCTGACCGAGGTGGCGGAGGTCTACCTGCCGCTGTCCAGGCTGATCAACCTGCAGGTCGCAGCCAAGCAACGGCTGTACGAGGCGACCACCACCTTCCTGGGTGAAGACTGCAAGGGCACCAAGGTGCCGTTCGTGATCGGCATCGCCGGCAGCGTGGCCGTCGGCAAGTCGACCACCGCGCGCATCCTGCGCACCCTGCTCGCGCGGTGGCCCGACCACCCGCGCGTCGACCTGGTGACCACGGACGGCTTCCTGCTCCCCCGCGACGAGCTGATCCGCCGCGGCATCATGCACCGCAAGGGGTTCCCGGAGAGCTACGACCGCAGGGCGCTGCTGCGGTTCGTCTCGGACGTGAAGTCCGGCGCCGAGGAGGTCAGCGCGCCGGTGTACTCGCACCTGGCCTACGACATCGTGCCCGGTGCCGAACAGGTCGTCCGGCAGCCGGACATCCTCATCCTCGAGGGGCTGAACGTGCTGCAGCCCGGCCCCCGGCTCACCGTGTCCGACCTGTTCGACTTCTCGATCTACGTGGACGCGCACACGGCCGATATCGAACACTGGTACATCGAGCGGTTCCTGAAGCTGCGGCACACCGCGTTCGCCGACCCGGCCTCGCACTTCCACCACTTCGCAGGGCTGCCCGACGACGAGGCGCGGGACGAGGCCCGCCACCTGTGGCACACCATCAACGAGCCGAACCTGATCGAGAACATCCGCCCGACCAGGCCACGGGCCACCCTGGTGCTGCGCAAGGACTCGGATCACTCGATCAACCGGGTGCGACTGCGCAAGCTCTGA
- a CDS encoding MFS transporter has product MKGRTDHRLNWLLSSSTVSNLGDGIGKVAFPLLAATITREPVLIAGLSATQFLPWLLFALVAGGILDRIDRRMAMIAANTARAVVVGAVAVLVATDSISIWLVYLAALLIGTAETLADSAANVLIPAVVERERLEGANSKMQAAEIVGQTFLGGPVGSLTFALFAAFPFLLNSAGFAIAAALLLGMAGSYRPRQDTERRRATLRTELAQGLGWVRRNPLVLRLVLIAAAVSLASELAQAQLVLYALEDLRLSPAAFGVFAFAGGIGGLAGAAAAPRLVRATGRRTVLAVGILLCGAAFLAMGISTSAVASAALFGLFAAAVVAVNVVLATVRHGLVPSELLGRVLGVWRTLVWGAIPVGALAGGVLTEILGRPSATFAVSGVLLLGTGGAAILLLRGYRTAVDTLDPRAAPVSS; this is encoded by the coding sequence GTGAAGGGGCGAACGGACCATCGGCTGAACTGGCTGCTGTCCTCCAGCACGGTGTCCAATCTCGGGGACGGGATCGGCAAGGTGGCCTTTCCCCTGCTGGCCGCGACCATCACCCGCGAGCCGGTGCTGATCGCGGGCCTTTCCGCGACCCAGTTCCTGCCCTGGCTACTGTTCGCGCTGGTGGCAGGGGGGATCCTGGACCGGATCGACCGGCGGATGGCGATGATCGCGGCGAACACCGCACGCGCCGTGGTGGTCGGCGCGGTCGCCGTGCTGGTGGCTACCGACTCGATCTCGATCTGGCTGGTGTACCTGGCCGCCCTGCTGATCGGGACGGCCGAGACACTGGCCGACAGCGCCGCCAACGTGCTGATCCCCGCCGTGGTGGAGCGGGAACGGCTGGAGGGCGCCAACAGCAAGATGCAGGCCGCCGAGATCGTCGGGCAGACCTTCCTCGGCGGGCCGGTCGGCAGCCTGACCTTCGCCCTGTTCGCCGCCTTCCCTTTCCTGCTGAACTCGGCCGGGTTCGCCATCGCGGCCGCGCTGCTGCTCGGCATGGCAGGCAGCTACCGTCCCCGGCAGGACACCGAGCGGCGGCGGGCCACGCTGCGCACCGAACTCGCCCAGGGCCTCGGCTGGGTGCGCCGCAACCCGCTGGTACTGCGGCTGGTGCTGATCGCCGCCGCGGTCAGCCTGGCGAGCGAGCTCGCCCAGGCCCAGCTCGTGCTCTACGCACTGGAGGACCTGAGGCTCAGCCCGGCCGCGTTCGGCGTGTTCGCCTTCGCCGGGGGTATCGGCGGGCTCGCCGGCGCGGCGGCGGCCCCCCGCCTGGTCCGGGCGACCGGAAGGCGGACCGTGCTGGCCGTGGGGATCCTGCTGTGCGGCGCGGCCTTCCTCGCGATGGGGATCAGCACCAGCGCGGTCGCCTCGGCGGCGCTGTTCGGCTTGTTCGCGGCCGCGGTGGTCGCGGTGAACGTGGTACTGGCGACCGTCCGGCACGGGCTGGTTCCCAGCGAGCTGCTCGGTCGGGTACTCGGCGTGTGGCGCACCCTGGTGTGGGGCGCGATCCCGGTCGGGGCGCTGGCCGGCGGGGTGCTCACCGAGATCCTCGGCAGGCCGAGCGCGACCTTCGCGGTGTCCGGTGTGCTCCTGCTCGGTACCGGCGGGGCCGCGATCCTGCTGCTGCGCGGTTACCGCACCGCGGTGGACACGTTGGACCCGCGGGCCGCGCCGGTCTCCAGCTGA
- a CDS encoding DUF397 domain-containing protein translates to MAEPVFAGWRKSSYSDGAGEESDCVEVATAGPVVGVRDSKDPAGPPLAFTRGAWTRFLIVLR, encoded by the coding sequence ATGGCCGAGCCAGTGTTCGCCGGATGGCGCAAGAGCAGCTACAGCGACGGCGCCGGCGAGGAGAGCGACTGCGTCGAAGTGGCCACCGCCGGACCGGTCGTGGGGGTGCGGGACTCCAAGGACCCCGCCGGGCCGCCACTGGCGTTCACCCGGGGTGCCTGGACACGTTTCCTGATCGTGTTGCGCTGA
- the tenA gene encoding thiaminase II — protein MKLQQASLTHPFNEELANGSLPADRFQFYLAQDARYLVGFGRALSVAAARTPDPADLPFFAGAAREAVVVERELHEGYFQRFGLGQTELDAIETSPTCLAYTSYLLATAQTDGYPELIAALLPCFWVYHYVGSSILRQQEGNGPENPYQAWIDTYADEDFAQSVDTCKEAVDRAAAAGDEATRERMLDRFTRASEYEWMFWDSAYRLEPWPTAGLR, from the coding sequence GTGAAACTACAACAGGCTTCGCTGACGCACCCGTTCAACGAGGAGTTGGCGAACGGCTCGTTGCCCGCCGACCGGTTCCAGTTCTACCTGGCCCAGGACGCCCGCTACCTGGTCGGCTTCGGGCGCGCGCTGTCGGTCGCCGCAGCCCGCACCCCCGATCCGGCCGACCTGCCGTTCTTCGCCGGGGCGGCCAGGGAGGCCGTGGTGGTGGAGCGGGAGCTGCACGAGGGCTACTTCCAGCGGTTCGGGCTCGGCCAGACCGAGCTGGACGCCATCGAGACCTCGCCGACCTGCCTCGCCTACACCTCGTACCTGCTGGCCACCGCGCAGACCGATGGGTATCCCGAGTTGATCGCGGCGCTGCTGCCCTGTTTCTGGGTGTACCACTACGTGGGCAGCAGCATCCTGCGGCAGCAGGAAGGGAACGGGCCGGAGAACCCGTACCAGGCCTGGATCGACACCTACGCCGACGAGGATTTCGCCCAGTCGGTGGACACCTGCAAGGAGGCCGTGGACCGTGCCGCGGCGGCCGGGGACGAGGCGACCAGGGAGCGAATGCTCGACCGGTTCACCCGGGCGAGCGAGTACGAGTGGATGTTCTGGGACAGCGCCTACCGGCTGGAACCCTGGCCGACCGCCGGGCTGCGCTGA
- a CDS encoding glutathionylspermidine synthase family protein, whose amino-acid sequence MHRETRPPRPDWKRTTEEQGLVFGLPARDGAGKSRPYWDESVHYVLEMDEVLSVEADVELLHSMCLEAVDNVVLTERYRDFGIPEWLWPYIAESWKRRDPHVYGRFDLRYDGKSPAKLLEYNADTPTSLLEASVVQWHWKTDAYPDDDQWNSIHERLVERWEEIGGLLPSNELHFTWSTADPTGEDHVTTAYLQETAAEAGLDTVGLAIEEIGWDPLLKRFVDLEDAPINTVVKLYPWEWVVDEEFGRHAAESLPRTLWVEPLWKMLLSNKAILAILWENYPGHPNLLPAFLDDPGLLTEYVRKPKLGREGSNVQIVATGYETQTGGVYGEEGFIYQAFDPLPEFDGYRPALGAWIVGDNAAGLGLRETAGLVTDDGAAFVPHRIPES is encoded by the coding sequence GTGCACCGGGAGACCCGGCCGCCGCGGCCGGACTGGAAGCGGACCACCGAGGAACAGGGGCTGGTGTTCGGCCTGCCGGCGCGAGACGGTGCCGGAAAGTCACGCCCGTACTGGGACGAGTCGGTGCATTACGTGCTGGAGATGGACGAGGTGCTGTCCGTCGAGGCCGACGTCGAGCTGCTGCATTCCATGTGCCTGGAAGCGGTGGACAACGTTGTGCTCACCGAGCGTTACCGCGACTTCGGCATTCCGGAGTGGCTGTGGCCGTACATCGCGGAGTCCTGGAAGCGCCGCGATCCGCATGTCTACGGCCGGTTCGACCTGCGCTACGACGGCAAGAGCCCGGCCAAGCTGCTGGAGTACAACGCCGACACCCCGACCTCCCTGCTGGAGGCCTCGGTGGTGCAGTGGCACTGGAAGACCGACGCCTACCCCGATGACGACCAGTGGAACTCCATCCACGAGCGGCTGGTCGAGCGGTGGGAGGAGATCGGCGGGCTGCTGCCCTCGAACGAGTTGCATTTCACCTGGTCCACCGCCGATCCCACCGGCGAGGACCACGTCACCACCGCCTACTTGCAGGAGACCGCGGCCGAGGCCGGGCTGGACACCGTGGGACTGGCGATCGAGGAGATCGGCTGGGATCCGCTGCTGAAGCGGTTCGTCGACCTCGAGGACGCGCCGATCAACACGGTGGTGAAGCTCTACCCCTGGGAGTGGGTGGTGGACGAGGAGTTCGGCCGCCATGCCGCCGAGTCGCTGCCACGGACGCTCTGGGTCGAGCCGCTGTGGAAGATGCTGCTGTCCAACAAGGCGATCCTGGCGATCCTGTGGGAGAACTATCCCGGTCACCCGAACCTGCTGCCCGCCTTCCTTGATGACCCCGGGCTGCTCACCGAGTACGTGCGCAAGCCCAAGCTCGGCAGGGAGGGCTCCAACGTGCAGATCGTGGCCACCGGCTACGAGACCCAGACCGGCGGGGTCTACGGTGAGGAGGGCTTCATCTACCAGGCCTTCGACCCGTTGCCCGAGTTCGACGGCTACCGGCCCGCGCTCGGCGCGTGGATCGTGGGGGACAACGCGGCCGGCCTCGGCCTGCGGGAGACGGCGGGGCTGGTCACCGACGACGGGGCCGCGTTCGTCCCGCACCGCATCCCCGAGTCGTGA
- a CDS encoding septum formation family protein — protein MPKEPERFRRSGRTLRTQLLMVGAAIGAIGALSLSWAFSWGMNSVDAEVAQRLAAKEEAFHSPPGSCLNWTRPDASDAHKVPCEQAHLFEVIGVVDISDQYPPGAPSPDLRLWRQIAEERCGESAQTYLNKPLDPYGKLTLGVLRPPEQQWADGARELRCGLQWAGPGGSLQQLTGPAVEQDQSDVWPVGTCLGLSGKTVGDPVDCAAPHSYEIVAVLDLKDEFADGYPSQEDQKAWLDLECNKAVDEYSGGKNLDEQGLLLGWDLREQESWDAGSTKVNCKVGATLEDGSGLAPVRGSVKPTEQPAEPSSTSAPSTSTETGG, from the coding sequence ATGCCCAAGGAGCCCGAGCGGTTCCGTCGCTCCGGACGGACCCTGCGCACCCAGCTGCTGATGGTCGGTGCGGCCATCGGCGCCATCGGTGCGCTCTCGCTGAGCTGGGCGTTCTCCTGGGGAATGAACTCGGTGGACGCCGAGGTGGCGCAGCGGCTGGCCGCGAAGGAGGAGGCCTTCCACTCCCCACCGGGTAGCTGCCTGAACTGGACCCGGCCGGATGCTTCGGACGCGCACAAGGTGCCCTGTGAGCAGGCCCACCTGTTCGAGGTGATCGGTGTGGTAGACATCTCCGACCAGTATCCACCCGGGGCGCCCTCCCCCGACCTGCGGCTGTGGCGGCAGATCGCGGAGGAGCGCTGCGGCGAGAGCGCGCAGACGTACCTGAACAAGCCGCTGGACCCGTACGGGAAGCTGACGCTGGGCGTGCTGCGCCCGCCCGAACAGCAGTGGGCCGACGGAGCCCGCGAGCTGCGCTGCGGGTTGCAGTGGGCGGGCCCCGGCGGCTCGCTGCAGCAGCTGACCGGGCCCGCCGTCGAGCAGGATCAGTCGGACGTGTGGCCGGTGGGCACCTGCCTCGGACTGAGCGGGAAGACGGTGGGCGATCCGGTGGACTGCGCGGCCCCGCACTCCTACGAGATCGTCGCTGTGCTCGACCTGAAGGACGAGTTCGCCGACGGCTACCCCTCCCAGGAGGACCAGAAGGCCTGGCTGGACCTGGAGTGCAACAAGGCGGTGGACGAGTACTCCGGCGGGAAGAACCTGGACGAGCAGGGCCTGCTGCTCGGCTGGGACCTGCGCGAGCAGGAGAGCTGGGATGCCGGCTCGACCAAGGTCAACTGCAAGGTCGGGGCGACCCTGGAGGACGGTAGCGGGCTGGCCCCGGTGCGGGGCAGCGTCAAGCCCACCGAGCAACCCGCGGAGCCGAGCTCCACCTCGGCCCCGTCGACCAGCACGGAAACGGGCGGGTAG
- a CDS encoding DUF4232 domain-containing protein produces the protein MKRGTGSYLGLVAAGTLLVATLAGCGEGTQDDGAAAQPPNGDETTTTAPPATSSSGQEASGNGRPAETANEQFCRSNELKLSIGKGEGAAGTVYRPLQFTNTSDRMCVLHGYPGVSYVAGDDGHQVGPAAYRDGEKGAPVSLRPGEVAHAPVGFVQVRNYAQEECKPVPVRGLRVYPPQETESMFIKYDGTGCSSDEIPGHQLVVRTIQSGPGGRG, from the coding sequence ATGAAGCGAGGAACGGGAAGTTATCTGGGGTTGGTCGCGGCGGGCACGCTGCTGGTCGCCACCCTGGCCGGCTGCGGCGAGGGCACCCAGGACGACGGGGCCGCCGCGCAGCCGCCGAACGGCGACGAGACGACCACGACGGCGCCGCCGGCCACCTCCTCCAGCGGGCAGGAAGCGAGCGGGAACGGCCGGCCTGCAGAGACCGCCAATGAGCAGTTCTGCCGGTCGAACGAGCTGAAGCTGTCGATCGGCAAGGGTGAGGGCGCCGCCGGGACCGTTTACCGGCCGCTGCAGTTCACCAACACGAGTGATCGGATGTGCGTGCTGCACGGGTACCCCGGGGTTTCCTACGTCGCGGGAGACGACGGCCACCAGGTCGGGCCGGCCGCCTACCGGGACGGGGAGAAGGGCGCTCCGGTGAGCCTGCGTCCCGGCGAGGTCGCCCATGCTCCGGTGGGGTTCGTGCAGGTGCGTAACTACGCGCAGGAGGAATGCAAGCCGGTTCCGGTGCGCGGGCTGCGGGTGTACCCGCCGCAGGAGACCGAGTCGATGTTCATCAAGTACGACGGCACCGGGTGTTCCAGCGACGAGATCCCGGGCCACCAGCTGGTCGTGCGCACCATCCAGTCGGGACCGGGTGGCCGCGGCTGA
- a CDS encoding metallopeptidase family protein, with amino-acid sequence MPVEMTLLRFEELVADALDRVPAEFAEAMDNVVVLVEERNEEEPDILGLYHGVALTERMSDYGGVLPDQIFIYRRPILAICETEEDVVSEVVITVVHEIAHHFGIDDARLHELGWG; translated from the coding sequence ATGCCGGTGGAGATGACCCTGCTGCGTTTCGAGGAGCTGGTGGCCGACGCGCTGGACCGGGTACCCGCCGAGTTCGCCGAGGCCATGGACAACGTGGTGGTGCTGGTCGAGGAGCGCAACGAGGAGGAGCCGGACATCCTCGGCCTCTACCACGGGGTCGCGCTCACCGAACGGATGTCCGACTACGGCGGGGTGCTGCCGGACCAGATCTTCATCTACCGGCGGCCGATCCTGGCCATCTGCGAGACCGAGGAGGACGTGGTCTCCGAGGTCGTGATCACCGTGGTGCACGAGATCGCGCACCACTTCGGTATCGACGACGCCCGGCTGCACGAGCTCGGCTGGGGCTGA
- a CDS encoding DUF2252 domain-containing protein codes for MADVVERIRERGDERRRAEIVGVLVDAFEEMMAANPAAFRRKFRKMAADPFAFYRGSACLFYNDMAGEDDPWADERTARVWIQGDLHAENFGTYMDSDGVLVFDVNDFDEAYLGSFTWDLKRLVSSVALLAWSKAISDADIASLIGTYLRSYLRQVRQFAEHTGDQAFKLQLESTDGLVHEVLQAARMNTRIDLLGGLTTVENYERVFRSGAGVRRLGEQEYDRARTAFESYLDTIPRGKRFNSITYEVKDVVGRSGFGIGSAGLPAYNVLVEGRTQALENDVVLSMKQGNVPAPSRIVHDERVKDYFRHEGHRTAVSQRALQAHADPWLGHTEMNGVGFVVSELSPYVNDLDWSDLTEPADMAPVLEYLGQATAKVHCVADEDSEQTLVDFQVEDAIVAVVGEREEEFVQALTEFGMRYAERTRDDHRLFVDAFRNGEIAGI; via the coding sequence ATGGCAGACGTGGTGGAGCGCATCCGGGAACGGGGCGACGAGCGGCGCCGGGCGGAGATCGTCGGTGTCCTGGTGGACGCCTTCGAGGAGATGATGGCCGCGAACCCGGCCGCCTTCCGCCGGAAGTTCCGCAAGATGGCCGCCGACCCGTTCGCGTTCTACCGCGGGTCGGCCTGCCTGTTCTACAACGACATGGCCGGCGAGGACGATCCGTGGGCGGACGAGCGCACCGCCAGGGTGTGGATCCAGGGTGACCTGCACGCGGAGAACTTCGGCACCTACATGGACTCCGACGGGGTGCTGGTGTTCGACGTCAACGACTTCGACGAGGCCTATCTCGGCAGCTTCACCTGGGACCTCAAGCGGCTGGTCTCCAGCGTGGCGCTGCTGGCGTGGAGCAAGGCGATCTCGGACGCCGACATCGCCTCGTTGATCGGCACCTACCTGCGCAGCTACCTGCGCCAGGTGCGGCAGTTCGCCGAGCACACCGGCGACCAGGCGTTCAAGCTGCAACTGGAGAGCACCGACGGGCTGGTGCACGAGGTGTTGCAGGCCGCGCGGATGAACACCCGGATCGACCTGCTCGGCGGCCTGACCACGGTGGAGAACTACGAGCGGGTCTTCCGCTCCGGCGCCGGTGTGCGCAGGCTCGGCGAGCAGGAGTACGACCGGGCCCGCACGGCGTTCGAGTCCTACCTGGACACCATTCCGCGCGGGAAACGGTTCAACAGCATCACCTACGAGGTGAAGGACGTCGTGGGCCGCTCCGGTTTCGGTATCGGCTCGGCCGGGCTGCCCGCGTACAACGTGCTGGTCGAGGGGCGTACCCAGGCGCTGGAGAACGACGTCGTGCTTTCCATGAAGCAGGGCAATGTCCCGGCGCCGAGCCGGATCGTGCACGACGAGCGGGTGAAGGACTACTTCCGGCACGAGGGCCACCGCACCGCCGTATCCCAGCGCGCCCTGCAGGCGCATGCCGACCCCTGGCTCGGGCACACCGAGATGAACGGTGTCGGTTTCGTCGTCTCCGAGCTTTCCCCGTACGTCAACGACCTCGACTGGTCGGACCTCACCGAACCCGCCGACATGGCGCCGGTGCTGGAGTACCTCGGCCAGGCGACCGCGAAGGTGCACTGCGTCGCGGACGAGGACTCCGAGCAGACCCTGGTGGACTTCCAGGTGGAGGACGCGATCGTGGCGGTGGTCGGCGAGCGCGAGGAGGAGTTCGTCCAGGCGCTGACCGAGTTCGGCATGCGGTACGCCGAGCGCACCCGGGACGACCACCGCCTGTTCGTGGACGCCTTCCGCAACGGCGAGATCGCCGGTATCTAG
- a CDS encoding histidine phosphatase family protein, with translation MRLYLIRHAQSTANVEGKLNTLPPGPGLTDLGHSQAEALAERLSGEPIVAVYASPAVRAQQTAAPLATTLDLEVQVIEGVQEVYVGDLEDRTDREAVRTYLDTVGPWTRGELGVAMPGGETGHQVRARYLGAVGELRAKHAERDHDDLVVALVSHGGAIRLGAEWLTDNVTAEIADRDMLPNTSVVELESRPGGTWRCLRWAGLEL, from the coding sequence GTGAGGCTGTATCTGATCAGGCATGCGCAGAGCACCGCCAACGTCGAGGGCAAACTGAACACCCTGCCGCCCGGCCCCGGGCTGACCGACCTCGGTCATTCCCAGGCCGAGGCGCTGGCCGAGCGGCTGAGCGGCGAGCCGATCGTCGCGGTGTACGCCTCACCGGCCGTGCGTGCCCAGCAGACCGCGGCCCCGCTGGCCACCACCCTGGACCTGGAGGTGCAGGTGATCGAGGGGGTGCAGGAGGTGTACGTCGGCGACCTGGAGGACCGCACCGACCGGGAGGCGGTCCGGACCTACCTGGACACGGTAGGCCCGTGGACCCGGGGCGAGCTGGGGGTAGCCATGCCGGGCGGGGAGACCGGGCATCAGGTACGCGCCCGCTACCTCGGCGCCGTCGGCGAGCTGCGGGCCAAGCATGCCGAACGCGACCATGATGACCTTGTGGTCGCGCTGGTCAGCCACGGCGGCGCGATCCGGCTCGGTGCCGAATGGCTGACCGACAACGTCACCGCGGAGATCGCCGACCGGGACATGCTGCCGAACACCAGCGTGGTGGAGCTGGAGAGCAGGCCCGGCGGTACCTGGCGCTGCCTGCGCTGGGCCGGGCTGGAGCTGTGA
- a CDS encoding helix-turn-helix domain-containing protein, with the protein MTGEHPGGEPEYGPAIIRRRLGRIMRRLRERAGLTMEQAAAKIEYTVPSLSRLENGQQGLNIHVAKSMLDVYHEPDRYEEILDLCRLSQRKAWRNSYGIHGRGYLGLESDAESARSFQTHLVPGLLQSEEYARALFLGQGEEKPERIENYVRVRMIRQERLRHPTRPLTLRAVMREAALRCRVGGLEVAYGQLARLAELAELPTVTLRVLPNDRGVHPSMAGGFVIVTFPEQLLPDTLYVEHAFGGTDTEKEQEVNRAKLRFDQLWAMALDESATAEFLRRLAEDLE; encoded by the coding sequence ATGACTGGAGAGCACCCCGGGGGCGAGCCGGAATACGGTCCGGCGATCATCCGGCGCAGGCTGGGCCGGATCATGCGCAGGCTGCGCGAGCGGGCCGGGCTCACCATGGAGCAGGCCGCCGCGAAGATCGAGTACACCGTCCCCTCACTCAGCAGGCTGGAGAACGGTCAGCAGGGGCTGAACATCCATGTCGCGAAGAGCATGCTGGACGTGTACCACGAGCCCGACCGGTACGAGGAGATCCTGGACCTGTGCCGCCTCTCCCAGCGCAAAGCCTGGCGGAACTCCTACGGCATCCACGGCAGGGGCTACCTCGGCCTGGAAAGCGACGCCGAGTCCGCCCGTAGCTTCCAGACCCACCTCGTTCCCGGGCTCCTGCAGTCGGAGGAGTACGCCCGCGCCCTGTTCCTCGGCCAGGGTGAGGAGAAGCCGGAGCGGATCGAGAACTACGTCCGGGTCCGGATGATCCGCCAGGAACGGCTGCGGCACCCCACCCGCCCGCTCACCCTGCGGGCGGTGATGCGCGAGGCCGCCCTGCGCTGCCGGGTCGGCGGCCTGGAGGTGGCGTACGGCCAGCTGGCCCGTCTGGCCGAACTGGCTGAGCTACCCACGGTCACCCTGCGGGTGCTGCCCAACGATCGCGGGGTGCACCCCTCCATGGCGGGTGGTTTCGTCATCGTCACCTTCCCGGAACAGCTGCTGCCAGACACGCTGTACGTCGAGCACGCCTTCGGCGGCACCGACACGGAGAAGGAGCAGGAGGTCAACCGGGCTAAACTGAGGTTCGACCAGCTGTGGGCCATGGCGCTCGACGAGTCCGCGACCGCCGAGTTCCTGCGGCGGCTGGCCGAGGACCTGGAGTAG